DNA sequence from the Acidobacteriota bacterium genome:
CGGGGCTACCAGTGGGCTCCCGACTCGCAAAGCATCGCCTATGTGGCCAGCGACGAGAAAAGCGAGGCCATGAAGGAGCGGGAAGAGAAATACGGCAAGTTCATGCTGGTGGACGAAGACTTCGACATCGACCACCTGTGGATTCAGCCCGTCGAAGAAGGCGAAGCGCGCAAGCTGGTGGGCGATGAAGACAAGAACATCGCCGGCATGGCCTTCTCTCCCGACAGCTCGCTCATCGCCTTCTCGGCCGCCCCCGACTCGCGCACCAAGTCCTTTTCAAAGACCGATATCTTCATCGTCGAAGTCGAGAGCGGAGAGATCCGCACCCTCGTCGATCAGGAGGGACCCGACTCCAATCCGGTGTTTTCGCCCGATGGGACTCAAGTGGCTTTCAACACCTCGATGGGCACCGAGGTCTACTTCGTCAATACCGAGATCGCCTCGATTTCCGTCAGCGGCGGCCCCATTGTCAACCTGACCGGCGAGTTCGACGAGGACGCCCGCCTGCTGGACTGGAACGCCGCCGGCATTCACTTCACCGCCTTCCAGGGCATGTCGCGCCATCTTTTCCGCCTGGCGCCGGACACGCGGGCCGTCCGCAACCTGACCCAAGGCGGCAGCGGGAACTTCGTCCTGCAGTCGGCGGACATCAATCCGCAAGCCTCGCGAATGGCTTTCAGCTTCGTGGACGGGCAGCACTATCCCGAGGTCTATCTCTCGCCCGTCGGCGAGTTCGACAGGCTCAAGCTGACCGATTTCAACGGGCAACTCCAAGGCTGGAAGCTGGCCCGCAAAGAAACGCTAAGCTGGCAGAGCCGGGACGGCGCCGAGATCACCGGCGTCCTCATCAAGCCCGAGGACTTCGACGCCTCTACGCGCTACCCTCTCTTCGTCATCATCCACGGAGGACCCACCGGCATCTCCTATCCTCAACGGGTGGACCGTTACAACGGCATCTATCCCATCGAGCAGTGGGTGGCGCGGGGGGCTCTGGTGCTCTTGCCCAACTACCGCGGCAGCGCCGGCTTCGGAGCCGATTTCCGCAAGCTCAACTACCGCAACCTGGGGGTGGGCGATTATTGGGACGTTATTTCGGGCGTCGACCATCTGATCGGCCGGGGGATGGTCGACGGCGACCGGGTGGCGGCCATGGGCTGGAGCCAGGGCGGCTACATCAGCGCCTTCATTACCACCTTCTCGGACCGCTTCGCCGCCACCAGCGTGGGGGCCGGCATCTCGGACTGGGTCACCTACTATTACCAGACCGACATCACGCCTTTTACGCTCCACTATCTGGGCGGGAACCCCTGGGACGATCCCGAGGTCTACCGCAAGACCTCGCCCATGACCCACATCAACAAGGCTCAGACCCCCACGCTCATCCAGCACGGGGAGTTCGACCAGCGGGTTCCCACTCCCAACGCCTACAAGCTATACCGCGGGCTGCAGGATCGCGGGGTGCCCAGCAAGCTCATCATCTACAAGGGATTCGGGCACGGCATCAGCAAGCCCAAGGAACGGCTGGCGGCCTTGACCCATAATTGGGATTGGTTCGAACAGTGGATTTGGAACCGCGAGTCCGCCGACACCTCCAGCGGACGTTGAACCCTCAGGCCGACACTTCCAGCCGGGTGCCGTCGCCCCACAGCTTGTCGATGCTGTAGAAGTCGCGCGTCTCCGGCTTGAAGATGTGGATGACGAATTCCAGGTAGTCGAGCAGGATCCACTTGGCGTCGCCTTTGCCCTCGATGTGGCTGGGACGCAGGCCGTATTCCTTCTTCAGCCTCTCCACCACGGCATCGGCGATGGCCTGGTTCTGGCGCAGATTGCGGCCTTCGCAAATGAGCAGATAAGAGGTGAAGGAAGCGATATCGGAGACGTCCAGGAGCAGGATCTCTTCTCCTTTTTTATCGCTGATGATGTCGCAGATGCGTTGCAGGACGGCCTTGGTGTCTTGCGGTTTCTCAGTGATCGTCTTGACTTGTTTCATACAACCCGAATTTGCGGGCATAGCGGAGCACGGGGTCGGGTACGGCTCCGTTCTCCGGGATCCCGCCGGATGAGAGAGTTTGGCGCAGACGGGTCGAACTCACGTCCGGCGCGTCCAAGCAGATGAGCAGTGAAGCTCCCGGGCGGATGTCGAGAGGCATCGAGGCGTCGGCAACTGTGATCCTCTCGCGCAACGGGGCAGGAAGTTTCAGCGTTGTCAAATCAACCGTCTCTCCAGGACGCTGAACAAAAGTGAAACTGAACTCTTCCAGAAGTTTAGCATAGTCCCTCCAGGAATGCAGGTCCCTGAGGGAGTCGCTTCCGGCGATGAAGGTCAGTCTCCAGGCCGGATGGCGGCTGCGGAAATGGCGCAGGGCGTCGATGGTGTAACTGGGCGCCGGACGCTTCAATTCCCACGAGCAGGGACGTAAGAGGTTGTCGTCCTGAGTGGCCAGGGCCGCCATGGCGAAGCGGTGATACGGACCCGCCAGGGAGCGCTGCCGCTTGTGGGGCGGACGCCGCGCGATCAGCAGCAGCACTTGATCCAGCGTCTGCATGCGCAGGACATGGCGGGCCAAGTAGAGATGTCCGGCATGAATGGGGTCGAAGGTTCCGCCCAATATGCCTACCTTCACTCGTTCCAGCCCTCCTCCTGGCTCCATTCTCCAGCCAATTCGGCCTCTTCGCCGCGCTCTCCGTCCTCTTCAATAGAGTGCTTGAGGGCCCTGACAATGGCGTGCTTGAGCTTCTCGAGTCCTTGGCCTTGCACGGAAGAGACGGCAAAGCAGGGAATGCCCTCCCGGCGGCAGAAGCTCTGGAAGGCCTGCTGCCGTTGGGAGTCGGCGGCGTCGGCCTTGGAGGCCACCGCCAGCATGGGTCTTTCCAGCATTTGCGCATCATAAAGCTCGAGTTCGCGGTTGATGGCCCGGAAGGCCTCGCCGGGGTCCTCGGGACCCAGGGCCGAGACGTCCACCAGGTGGACCAGAACGCGCGTCCGCTCGACGTGGCGCAAGAACTGGTGTCCCAGTCCGCTGCCCTCGCTGGCTCCCTCGATCAAACCGGGAATATCGGCCATCACGAAGCTGCCGTACTCGCCATAGGGCACCACTCCCAGATTGGGGGTCAGGGTGGTGAAGGGATAGTCGGCGATCTTGGGCTTGGCGGCCGAGAGGCGCGAGATGAGGGTCGATTTGCCGGCGTTGGGATAGCCCAACAGACCCACGTCGGCCAGCACCTTCAGCTCCAGCCGCAGGTGGCGTTCTTGGCCCTCCCATCCGTCCTCGCAGCGGCGGGGCGCCTGGTTGGTGGAGGTGGCGAAGCGGGCATTGCCGCGTCCGCCGTCGCCGCCTTTGGCCACTCTCACCTTCTGCCCGGGCCGGGTGAAATCGATGATGGGTTCGTCCAGAGGCGAATCGCCGTCGAAGACCAGCGTGCCCACCGGCACCTCCAGCACCAGGCTCTGGCCATCGGCGCCTTTGCGCTTGCTGCCTTCGCCGTGACGTCCGCGCTGGGCCTTGAAGTGGCGCTTATAGCGGAAGGGGAGCAGCGTGTTGAGGTTCTCGCTGCTTTCCAGGAAGACGTCGCCGCCGCGTCCGCCGTCGCCGCCCGAGGGGCCTCCCTTGGGGACGTACTTTTCGCGGCGGAAGGCCACGACGCCGTTGCCGCCGTCGCCGGCCTTGACGTGAATGGTGGCTTGATCGATGAACACGGTTCCAACGTCCCGTTCACCCCTCCTTCGCCAAAGGCTGTGGAGGGCGGGCAGAGACTAAATTGAACAACGAGTCCCGGTTCCCTGAAGGGCGAGCGGTCCGCTTTCCTTCGCCGAAGCTGCGCAGGGCGGGCTAGCGCCTCCCTTGAAATCGAGTCCGGGCTCGCTGAAGGCGAGCGATTCGCCAGCCCAGGGTGAAGCCTGCT
Encoded proteins:
- a CDS encoding S9 family peptidase encodes the protein MRDFRGRAKEVVVALAAVFLAAGWAWGQEAEEETQPEVPEFEDILNLKSPSSLAISPDGRKVAYVVREADWEENEYVSQIWLAGPDEEPRQMTFGEKSASSPRFSPDGRWLSFTSSRDEKNQVFLLPLAGGEARKLTDAEEGVRGYQWAPDSQSIAYVASDEKSEAMKEREEKYGKFMLVDEDFDIDHLWIQPVEEGEARKLVGDEDKNIAGMAFSPDSSLIAFSAAPDSRTKSFSKTDIFIVEVESGEIRTLVDQEGPDSNPVFSPDGTQVAFNTSMGTEVYFVNTEIASISVSGGPIVNLTGEFDEDARLLDWNAAGIHFTAFQGMSRHLFRLAPDTRAVRNLTQGGSGNFVLQSADINPQASRMAFSFVDGQHYPEVYLSPVGEFDRLKLTDFNGQLQGWKLARKETLSWQSRDGAEITGVLIKPEDFDASTRYPLFVIIHGGPTGISYPQRVDRYNGIYPIEQWVARGALVLLPNYRGSAGFGADFRKLNYRNLGVGDYWDVISGVDHLIGRGMVDGDRVAAMGWSQGGYISAFITTFSDRFAATSVGAGISDWVTYYYQTDITPFTLHYLGGNPWDDPEVYRKTSPMTHINKAQTPTLIQHGEFDQRVPTPNAYKLYRGLQDRGVPSKLIIYKGFGHGISKPKERLAALTHNWDWFEQWIWNRESADTSSGR
- the rsfS gene encoding ribosome silencing factor, producing the protein MKQVKTITEKPQDTKAVLQRICDIISDKKGEEILLLDVSDIASFTSYLLICEGRNLRQNQAIADAVVERLKKEYGLRPSHIEGKGDAKWILLDYLEFVIHIFKPETRDFYSIDKLWGDGTRLEVSA
- the nadD gene encoding nicotinate (nicotinamide) nucleotide adenylyltransferase, which produces MKVGILGGTFDPIHAGHLYLARHVLRMQTLDQVLLLIARRPPHKRQRSLAGPYHRFAMAALATQDDNLLRPCSWELKRPAPSYTIDALRHFRSRHPAWRLTFIAGSDSLRDLHSWRDYAKLLEEFSFTFVQRPGETVDLTTLKLPAPLRERITVADASMPLDIRPGASLLICLDAPDVSSTRLRQTLSSGGIPENGAVPDPVLRYARKFGLYETSQDDH
- the obgE gene encoding GTPase ObgE, whose translation is MFIDQATIHVKAGDGGNGVVAFRREKYVPKGGPSGGDGGRGGDVFLESSENLNTLLPFRYKRHFKAQRGRHGEGSKRKGADGQSLVLEVPVGTLVFDGDSPLDEPIIDFTRPGQKVRVAKGGDGGRGNARFATSTNQAPRRCEDGWEGQERHLRLELKVLADVGLLGYPNAGKSTLISRLSAAKPKIADYPFTTLTPNLGVVPYGEYGSFVMADIPGLIEGASEGSGLGHQFLRHVERTRVLVHLVDVSALGPEDPGEAFRAINRELELYDAQMLERPMLAVASKADAADSQRQQAFQSFCRREGIPCFAVSSVQGQGLEKLKHAIVRALKHSIEEDGERGEEAELAGEWSQEEGWNE